From one Bacillus sp. FJAT-42376 genomic stretch:
- a CDS encoding MFS transporter: MATFFLLIIYLAFISLGLPDSILGAAWPVMQGDLGEPMDRAGLLFMTIAAGTIVSSLASGKILNRFGTGPVTFVSCLMTAGGLLGFSIAPSLIWLMVCAIPLGLGAGAIDTGLNNYVAVHYKAHHMSWLHCFWGVGATLGPIIMAQSISADHSWRNGYLMIALIQLALAAVLFFTLPLWKRAADKSESADRAEGETEQPTGEQVKAYKIKGVYLALLSFLFYCGAEAAMGLWGSSFLVNMKGLPAATAAQWVSLYYGGITIGRFITGFITLKVSNRVLILAGQGVALAGAALLMLPLPAGYALAGFVLTGLGLAPIFPCMMHETPVHFGKAHSQNIVGYQMAFAFTGNTFLPPLLGMVSAHTTIGIFPLFIVAAIAAMMFSSERLNRIMKEKRKWKEGNEAAL; this comes from the coding sequence ATGGCAACATTCTTTTTACTGATTATCTATTTAGCGTTTATCAGCTTAGGACTGCCGGATTCCATTCTTGGTGCAGCCTGGCCTGTCATGCAGGGAGATTTGGGTGAACCAATGGACCGGGCCGGGCTGCTTTTCATGACGATTGCAGCAGGAACGATCGTATCCAGTCTTGCAAGCGGCAAAATCCTTAACCGGTTTGGTACCGGTCCCGTCACTTTCGTCAGCTGCCTGATGACAGCTGGAGGCCTTTTGGGTTTTTCCATTGCCCCTTCACTGATTTGGCTGATGGTCTGCGCTATTCCGCTTGGCCTTGGGGCGGGAGCGATTGATACCGGCTTGAACAATTATGTGGCCGTTCATTATAAAGCGCACCATATGAGCTGGCTGCATTGTTTTTGGGGCGTAGGAGCAACGCTCGGTCCGATTATTATGGCACAGTCCATTTCTGCGGATCATTCATGGAGAAACGGATATCTCATGATTGCCTTGATACAGCTTGCTTTAGCGGCCGTTCTATTTTTTACTCTTCCTTTATGGAAACGGGCCGCCGATAAGAGTGAGTCTGCAGATCGAGCAGAAGGGGAAACGGAACAGCCGACCGGAGAACAGGTCAAGGCTTATAAAATAAAAGGGGTTTATCTTGCTCTGCTGTCTTTCCTGTTTTATTGCGGAGCTGAGGCTGCAATGGGATTGTGGGGAAGCAGCTTTCTTGTCAATATGAAGGGACTGCCGGCCGCAACTGCTGCCCAATGGGTTTCCCTTTACTATGGAGGAATTACGATCGGGCGGTTTATTACAGGCTTTATCACCTTAAAGGTAAGCAACCGGGTACTGATTTTAGCTGGACAGGGTGTTGCGTTAGCAGGAGCAGCGCTGCTGATGCTTCCGCTGCCGGCAGGCTATGCACTCGCTGGATTTGTTTTGACAGGTCTTGGATTGGCGCCGATTTTCCCTTGCATGATGCATGAAACCCCGGTCCATTTCGGGAAGGCGCACTCTCAGAATATAGTAGGCTATCAAATGGCCTTTGCCTTTACAGGTAATACCTTTCTGCCTCCGCTGCTGGGAATGGTCTCAGCGCATACGACCATTGGAATCTTCCCGCTGTTTATCGTCGCTGCGATTGCTGCAATGATGTTCAGCTCTGAAAGATTAAACCGAATAATGAAGGAAAAAAGGAAATGGAAGGAAGGGAACGAGGCAGCCCTTTAG
- a CDS encoding MFS transporter: MEASLARNKRSVKWNFYMYYFLVFFGIGALSPLLSVYLRDEIGLSGSQIGMVLSISPVVMILIQPVWGILSDVTKKPVLLLTAALAVTALMGVAYSAVSSYTLIIGAAAVLAIFQAAIIPLSDSISINYVQQTKMDYGSIRLWGAIGFAVSVLAVGKLAETTSLSVIFYTFTLVMGAGMIFAWQLPRESKPIKVSFKKGMSDLVKAPSYFIFLTVAFLVLGPILANNFYFGIFVDDLGGGLAGIGLAFMLAAGSEAPVMKFANRWIGKFGMKKILLLAAIVSMARWFLYFFEPPLAIVYATTIAQGFSTGLFIPAALQYVKDLAPVSAGATAISLYSAVGNGLGNWFCTFLGGFILEAYSVFSVYLFFGILSLLAVILLLFVKQEPGSVS; this comes from the coding sequence TTGGAAGCTTCTCTGGCAAGAAACAAACGCTCAGTAAAATGGAATTTTTATATGTATTATTTTCTTGTATTTTTCGGAATTGGGGCGCTTTCCCCGCTTCTTTCCGTTTATTTAAGGGATGAAATCGGTCTTTCCGGCAGTCAAATCGGAATGGTTCTGTCGATCAGTCCGGTCGTGATGATTCTCATTCAGCCTGTCTGGGGAATTCTGAGCGATGTAACCAAAAAACCTGTTCTCCTTCTCACAGCTGCACTGGCAGTGACAGCTTTGATGGGAGTCGCCTATTCAGCCGTATCCAGCTATACTCTCATCATTGGAGCCGCAGCCGTGCTTGCAATATTTCAGGCAGCCATTATCCCCTTGTCGGACAGCATATCCATTAACTATGTTCAGCAGACAAAAATGGATTACGGTTCAATCAGGCTATGGGGAGCCATTGGATTTGCCGTATCGGTTCTAGCCGTTGGAAAACTGGCGGAAACCACAAGCCTGTCCGTCATTTTTTATACATTTACTCTTGTTATGGGGGCAGGGATGATTTTTGCCTGGCAGCTTCCGAGAGAAAGCAAACCAATCAAGGTGAGCTTTAAAAAAGGGATGAGTGACCTTGTGAAAGCTCCATCCTATTTTATTTTTCTCACAGTCGCTTTTCTGGTCTTAGGGCCGATTCTCGCCAACAATTTTTATTTTGGGATATTTGTAGATGATTTAGGAGGAGGGCTTGCCGGGATTGGACTGGCATTTATGCTTGCTGCTGGAAGCGAGGCCCCCGTTATGAAATTTGCAAACCGCTGGATTGGGAAATTCGGGATGAAAAAGATCCTCCTTCTTGCCGCCATTGTATCAATGGCCAGGTGGTTTTTATATTTCTTCGAACCGCCTCTTGCAATCGTTTACGCCACGACGATTGCACAAGGCTTTTCAACAGGGCTGTTTATTCCGGCCGCCCTTCAGTATGTAAAAGATCTCGCTCCGGTTTCCGCCGGAGCTACGGCAATCAGTCTTTACTCTGCAGTAGGGAATGGCCTCGGCAATTGGTTTTGCACTTTTCTTGGCGGTTTTATTTTGGAAGCGTACTCTGTCTTTTCCGTCTATCTATTCTTTGGCATATTATCCCTGCTAGCCGTTATCCTGCTGCTGTTTGTGAAACAGGAGCCGGGCTCTGTATCTTGA
- a CDS encoding SDR family NAD(P)-dependent oxidoreductase: MKYTVITGASSGIGYESALAFAARGKNLIITARREDELQKLKSEVQSINADLEVVIRTADLSSSEEVHKFYEGLKEYDIETFINNAGFGNFAAVGEQNLNKIQTMLHLNIEALTILSSLFARDYSDKEGTQLINVSSGGGYTIVADAVTYCATKFYVSAFTEGLAQELKSKGAPMQAKVLAPAATETEFAKRSMDLDSFEYEGAVPKFHTAKEMAGFMLDLYDSEKTVGLVNGETYDFELKDPIYPYAERNRR, encoded by the coding sequence ATGAAGTATACGGTTATCACAGGTGCTAGCTCAGGAATCGGATATGAATCAGCACTGGCCTTTGCTGCCCGGGGCAAAAACCTAATTATTACGGCGCGCAGAGAGGACGAGCTTCAGAAGCTTAAATCAGAAGTTCAAAGCATAAACGCTGATCTTGAAGTTGTGATCCGTACGGCTGATTTATCTTCATCAGAAGAAGTACACAAATTCTATGAAGGTCTTAAAGAATATGACATTGAAACGTTTATTAATAATGCCGGGTTCGGGAACTTCGCTGCTGTAGGCGAGCAGAACTTAAATAAAATCCAGACGATGCTTCACTTGAATATTGAGGCACTAACGATCTTATCTTCCCTTTTCGCAAGAGACTATTCGGATAAAGAGGGTACACAGCTGATCAACGTTTCTTCAGGAGGAGGGTATACCATCGTAGCCGATGCCGTTACCTACTGTGCGACCAAGTTTTATGTGAGTGCTTTTACTGAAGGTCTGGCTCAGGAACTGAAATCAAAAGGTGCTCCTATGCAGGCAAAAGTTCTGGCTCCCGCTGCAACAGAAACAGAGTTTGCGAAGCGTTCGATGGACCTCGACAGCTTTGAATATGAAGGAGCCGTTCCAAAATTCCATACAGCGAAGGAAATGGCCGGCTTCATGCTTGATCTGTATGACAGTGAAAAAACAGTCGGGCTTGTGAACGGAGAAACGTATGATTTCGAACTGAAGGATCCAATTTATCCTTACGCAGAACGGAATCGCAGATAA
- a CDS encoding MerR family transcriptional regulator yields MFTISEAAKALEISTHTLRYYEKEGIIEPERKSNGDRIYSDLHIKWLQFVLKLKETQMPVAKIKEYAQLYKKGDHTNSARLQLLEEHRRSIQEQLAVLSATDQLLEDKIEAYKKSHH; encoded by the coding sequence ATGTTTACAATCAGCGAGGCTGCCAAAGCTTTGGAAATCAGTACGCACACATTAAGATATTATGAAAAAGAAGGAATCATTGAACCGGAACGCAAATCCAACGGAGACCGGATATACAGCGATTTGCATATTAAATGGCTGCAGTTTGTTCTAAAATTAAAAGAAACCCAAATGCCTGTAGCGAAAATAAAAGAGTATGCCCAATTATACAAAAAAGGCGACCATACAAATTCCGCAAGGCTTCAGCTATTGGAGGAACATCGGAGAAGCATCCAGGAACAGCTCGCTGTCCTGTCCGCTACCGATCAGCTGCTTGAAGATAAAATCGAGGCCTATAAAAAGAGCCATCATTGA